One window of the Arvicanthis niloticus isolate mArvNil1 chromosome 23, mArvNil1.pat.X, whole genome shotgun sequence genome contains the following:
- the Angel1 gene encoding protein angel homolog 1 isoform X1 has translation MMYPAGPGSGDSPEGFSEQPRLQPQIGNGTAQTLDAFFTCRKNALLAKSSSPQVEGNFAMAPRGPDQEECEGLLQQWREEGWNQALSTASEGPLADKGLAESSLALLMDNSGEQDAASEDKWSSRQLSDLRAAENLDQPFPEVLGEEPLAEVEGPLWAAVPVQSGPQYADCAVLPMGAMAAEQWEEDPAMVAWSIAPEPMPQEETSMWPFEGLEQLQPPPMEIPYHEILWREWEDFSTQPDAQGLEAGDGPQFQFTLMSYNILAQDLMQQSSELYLHCHPDILNWNYRFANLMQEFQHWDPDILCLQEVQEDHYWEQLEPSLRMMGFTCFYKRRTGCKTDGCAVCYKPTRFRLLCASPVEYFRPGLELLNRDNVGLVLLLQPLVPEGLGQVSVAPLCVANTHVLYNPRRGDVKLAQMAILLAEVDKVARLSDGSHCPIILCGDLNSVPDSPLYNFIRDGELQYNGMPAWKVSGQEDFSHQLYQRKLQAPLWPSSLGITDCCQYVTSCHPKRSERLKYGRDFLLRFRFCDLACQRPVGLVLMEGVTDTKPDRPAGWAECIFEEEISELEPVFPRTIGTIQHCLHLTSVYTHFLPQHGRPEVTTMPLGLGMTVDYIFFSAESCENENRTDHRLDGDGTLKLLGRLSLLSEEILWAANGLPNPFYSSDHLCLLASFGMEVAAP, from the exons ATGATGTATCCAGCTGGTCCAGGATCTGGTGACTCCCCAGAGGGCTTCTCTGAACAGCCAAGGCTCCAGCCACAAATTGGAAATGGCACAGCTCAGACACTGG ATGCTTTCTTTACATGTCGAAAAAATGCCCTTCTGGCGAAGAGCTCGTCCCCCCAGGTAGAGGGTAACTTTGCCATGGCCCCTCGGGGGCCTGACCAAGAGGAGTGTGAGGGCCTGCTGCAGCAGTGGCGAGAAGAAGGGTGGAACCAGGCACTCTCAACTGCAAGTGAGGGTCCTCTTGCAGATAAGGGACTAGCTGAAAGCAGTCTGGCACTCCTGATGGATAATTCTGGAGAACAGGATGCTGCCTCGGAGGACAAGTGGTCCAGCAGGCAACTGAGTGACCTTCGGGCAGCAGAGAACCTGGACCAGCCTTTCCCTGAGGTGCTAGGGGAAGAGCCTCTGGCTGAGGTTGAGGGTCCTTTGTGGGCAGCTGTTCCGGTACAGTCAGGCCCCCAGTATGCAGACTGTGCTGTTCTCCCAATGGGTGCAATGGCTGCAGAACAATGGGAAGAGGACCCTGCAATGGTGGCCTGGAGCATAGCACCGGAGCCTATGCCCCAGGAAGAAACTTCCATGTGGCCCTTTGAAGGCCTGGAACAGCTGCAGCCTCCCCCAATGGAAATACCTTATCATG AAATCCTGTGGCGAGAATGGGAGGATTTCTCCACACAGCCAGATGCTCAGGgtctggaggcaggagatggcCCTCAGTTCCAGTTTACTCTGATGTCATATAATATCCTGGCCCAGGACCTGAtgcagcagagctcagagctctaTCTGCATTGCCATCCAGACATCCTCAACTGGAATTACCGCTTTGCCAACCTCATGCAGGAATTCCAGCATTGGGACCCGGAT ATCCTGTGTCTTCAGGAAGTCCAGGAAGACCATTACTGGGAGCAGCTGGAGCCCTCTCTGCGGATGATGG GCTTCACCTGTTTTTACAAGAGGAGGACTGGGTGTAAAACAGATGGCTGCGCTGTGTGCTACAAGCCCACCAGGTTCCGTCTGCTCTGTGCCAGCCCTGTGGAGTACTTCCGGCCTGGGTTGGAGCTCCTCAATCGGGACAATGTGGGCTTAGTGTTGCTGCTGCAGCCACTAGTGCCCGAAGGTCTGGGGCAAGTCTCAGTGGCTCCCCTGTGTGTGGCAAATACCCATGTCCTGTACAACCCACGTCGGGGTGATGTCAAGCTGGCCCAGATGGCCATTCTTCTGGCTGAGGTGGACAAGGTGGCCAGGTTGTCAGATGGTAGCCACTGTCCTATCATCTTGTGTGGGGACCTGAATTCTGTCCCTGACTCACCTCTCTACAACTTCATCAGGGATGGCGAGCTCCAGTACAATGGGATGCCAGCCTGGAAG gtttCTGGACAGGAAGACTTCTCTCATCAGCTTTATCAGAGGAAGCTGCAGGCCCCACTGTGGCCCAGCTCTCTGGGCATCACTGATTGCTGTCAATATGTCACCTCCTGTCATCCCAAGAGATCAG AGAGACTAAAATATGGCCGAGACTTCCTACTACGATTCCGCTTCTGCGACCTTGCTTGTCAGCGACCAGTAGGACTGGTTCTCATGGAAGGAGTGACAGACACTAAGCCAG ATCGACCTGCTGGTTGGGCCGAGTGTATCTTTGAGGAAGAGATATCTGAACTTGAGCCTGTCTTCCCCAG GACAATAGGCACCATCCAGCACTGCCTCCACCTGACCTCGGTCTATACCCATTTCCTGCCCCAGCATGGCCGCCCAGAGGTCACCACGATGCCCTTAGGTCTTGGGATGACAGtggattacatttttttctcagctgAATCCTGTGAGAATGAGAACAGAACTG ATCACAGGCTGGATGGAGATGGAACTCTCAAGCTCCTGGGccgcctctccctcctctctgaagAGATTCTCTGGGCTGCCAATGGCTTACCCAACCCTTTCTACTCTTCAGACCATCTCTGCTTGCTTGCCAGCTTCGGCATGGAAGTCGCTGCCCCATGA
- the Angel1 gene encoding protein angel homolog 1 isoform X2: MIASCLYYLLLPAARLFRFLSDAFFTCRKNALLAKSSSPQVEGNFAMAPRGPDQEECEGLLQQWREEGWNQALSTASEGPLADKGLAESSLALLMDNSGEQDAASEDKWSSRQLSDLRAAENLDQPFPEVLGEEPLAEVEGPLWAAVPVQSGPQYADCAVLPMGAMAAEQWEEDPAMVAWSIAPEPMPQEETSMWPFEGLEQLQPPPMEIPYHEILWREWEDFSTQPDAQGLEAGDGPQFQFTLMSYNILAQDLMQQSSELYLHCHPDILNWNYRFANLMQEFQHWDPDILCLQEVQEDHYWEQLEPSLRMMGFTCFYKRRTGCKTDGCAVCYKPTRFRLLCASPVEYFRPGLELLNRDNVGLVLLLQPLVPEGLGQVSVAPLCVANTHVLYNPRRGDVKLAQMAILLAEVDKVARLSDGSHCPIILCGDLNSVPDSPLYNFIRDGELQYNGMPAWKVSGQEDFSHQLYQRKLQAPLWPSSLGITDCCQYVTSCHPKRSERLKYGRDFLLRFRFCDLACQRPVGLVLMEGVTDTKPDRPAGWAECIFEEEISELEPVFPRTIGTIQHCLHLTSVYTHFLPQHGRPEVTTMPLGLGMTVDYIFFSAESCENENRTDHRLDGDGTLKLLGRLSLLSEEILWAANGLPNPFYSSDHLCLLASFGMEVAAP; encoded by the exons ATGATCGCGTCCTGCCTATATTACCTGCTGCTGCCGGCCGCGCGCCTCTTCCGCTTCCTCTCAG ATGCTTTCTTTACATGTCGAAAAAATGCCCTTCTGGCGAAGAGCTCGTCCCCCCAGGTAGAGGGTAACTTTGCCATGGCCCCTCGGGGGCCTGACCAAGAGGAGTGTGAGGGCCTGCTGCAGCAGTGGCGAGAAGAAGGGTGGAACCAGGCACTCTCAACTGCAAGTGAGGGTCCTCTTGCAGATAAGGGACTAGCTGAAAGCAGTCTGGCACTCCTGATGGATAATTCTGGAGAACAGGATGCTGCCTCGGAGGACAAGTGGTCCAGCAGGCAACTGAGTGACCTTCGGGCAGCAGAGAACCTGGACCAGCCTTTCCCTGAGGTGCTAGGGGAAGAGCCTCTGGCTGAGGTTGAGGGTCCTTTGTGGGCAGCTGTTCCGGTACAGTCAGGCCCCCAGTATGCAGACTGTGCTGTTCTCCCAATGGGTGCAATGGCTGCAGAACAATGGGAAGAGGACCCTGCAATGGTGGCCTGGAGCATAGCACCGGAGCCTATGCCCCAGGAAGAAACTTCCATGTGGCCCTTTGAAGGCCTGGAACAGCTGCAGCCTCCCCCAATGGAAATACCTTATCATG AAATCCTGTGGCGAGAATGGGAGGATTTCTCCACACAGCCAGATGCTCAGGgtctggaggcaggagatggcCCTCAGTTCCAGTTTACTCTGATGTCATATAATATCCTGGCCCAGGACCTGAtgcagcagagctcagagctctaTCTGCATTGCCATCCAGACATCCTCAACTGGAATTACCGCTTTGCCAACCTCATGCAGGAATTCCAGCATTGGGACCCGGAT ATCCTGTGTCTTCAGGAAGTCCAGGAAGACCATTACTGGGAGCAGCTGGAGCCCTCTCTGCGGATGATGG GCTTCACCTGTTTTTACAAGAGGAGGACTGGGTGTAAAACAGATGGCTGCGCTGTGTGCTACAAGCCCACCAGGTTCCGTCTGCTCTGTGCCAGCCCTGTGGAGTACTTCCGGCCTGGGTTGGAGCTCCTCAATCGGGACAATGTGGGCTTAGTGTTGCTGCTGCAGCCACTAGTGCCCGAAGGTCTGGGGCAAGTCTCAGTGGCTCCCCTGTGTGTGGCAAATACCCATGTCCTGTACAACCCACGTCGGGGTGATGTCAAGCTGGCCCAGATGGCCATTCTTCTGGCTGAGGTGGACAAGGTGGCCAGGTTGTCAGATGGTAGCCACTGTCCTATCATCTTGTGTGGGGACCTGAATTCTGTCCCTGACTCACCTCTCTACAACTTCATCAGGGATGGCGAGCTCCAGTACAATGGGATGCCAGCCTGGAAG gtttCTGGACAGGAAGACTTCTCTCATCAGCTTTATCAGAGGAAGCTGCAGGCCCCACTGTGGCCCAGCTCTCTGGGCATCACTGATTGCTGTCAATATGTCACCTCCTGTCATCCCAAGAGATCAG AGAGACTAAAATATGGCCGAGACTTCCTACTACGATTCCGCTTCTGCGACCTTGCTTGTCAGCGACCAGTAGGACTGGTTCTCATGGAAGGAGTGACAGACACTAAGCCAG ATCGACCTGCTGGTTGGGCCGAGTGTATCTTTGAGGAAGAGATATCTGAACTTGAGCCTGTCTTCCCCAG GACAATAGGCACCATCCAGCACTGCCTCCACCTGACCTCGGTCTATACCCATTTCCTGCCCCAGCATGGCCGCCCAGAGGTCACCACGATGCCCTTAGGTCTTGGGATGACAGtggattacatttttttctcagctgAATCCTGTGAGAATGAGAACAGAACTG ATCACAGGCTGGATGGAGATGGAACTCTCAAGCTCCTGGGccgcctctccctcctctctgaagAGATTCTCTGGGCTGCCAATGGCTTACCCAACCCTTTCTACTCTTCAGACCATCTCTGCTTGCTTGCCAGCTTCGGCATGGAAGTCGCTGCCCCATGA
- the Angel1 gene encoding protein angel homolog 1 isoform X3 — protein MAPRGPDQEECEGLLQQWREEGWNQALSTASEGPLADKGLAESSLALLMDNSGEQDAASEDKWSSRQLSDLRAAENLDQPFPEVLGEEPLAEVEGPLWAAVPVQSGPQYADCAVLPMGAMAAEQWEEDPAMVAWSIAPEPMPQEETSMWPFEGLEQLQPPPMEIPYHEILWREWEDFSTQPDAQGLEAGDGPQFQFTLMSYNILAQDLMQQSSELYLHCHPDILNWNYRFANLMQEFQHWDPDILCLQEVQEDHYWEQLEPSLRMMGFTCFYKRRTGCKTDGCAVCYKPTRFRLLCASPVEYFRPGLELLNRDNVGLVLLLQPLVPEGLGQVSVAPLCVANTHVLYNPRRGDVKLAQMAILLAEVDKVARLSDGSHCPIILCGDLNSVPDSPLYNFIRDGELQYNGMPAWKVSGQEDFSHQLYQRKLQAPLWPSSLGITDCCQYVTSCHPKRSERLKYGRDFLLRFRFCDLACQRPVGLVLMEGVTDTKPDRPAGWAECIFEEEISELEPVFPRTIGTIQHCLHLTSVYTHFLPQHGRPEVTTMPLGLGMTVDYIFFSAESCENENRTDHRLDGDGTLKLLGRLSLLSEEILWAANGLPNPFYSSDHLCLLASFGMEVAAP, from the exons ATGGCCCCTCGGGGGCCTGACCAAGAGGAGTGTGAGGGCCTGCTGCAGCAGTGGCGAGAAGAAGGGTGGAACCAGGCACTCTCAACTGCAAGTGAGGGTCCTCTTGCAGATAAGGGACTAGCTGAAAGCAGTCTGGCACTCCTGATGGATAATTCTGGAGAACAGGATGCTGCCTCGGAGGACAAGTGGTCCAGCAGGCAACTGAGTGACCTTCGGGCAGCAGAGAACCTGGACCAGCCTTTCCCTGAGGTGCTAGGGGAAGAGCCTCTGGCTGAGGTTGAGGGTCCTTTGTGGGCAGCTGTTCCGGTACAGTCAGGCCCCCAGTATGCAGACTGTGCTGTTCTCCCAATGGGTGCAATGGCTGCAGAACAATGGGAAGAGGACCCTGCAATGGTGGCCTGGAGCATAGCACCGGAGCCTATGCCCCAGGAAGAAACTTCCATGTGGCCCTTTGAAGGCCTGGAACAGCTGCAGCCTCCCCCAATGGAAATACCTTATCATG AAATCCTGTGGCGAGAATGGGAGGATTTCTCCACACAGCCAGATGCTCAGGgtctggaggcaggagatggcCCTCAGTTCCAGTTTACTCTGATGTCATATAATATCCTGGCCCAGGACCTGAtgcagcagagctcagagctctaTCTGCATTGCCATCCAGACATCCTCAACTGGAATTACCGCTTTGCCAACCTCATGCAGGAATTCCAGCATTGGGACCCGGAT ATCCTGTGTCTTCAGGAAGTCCAGGAAGACCATTACTGGGAGCAGCTGGAGCCCTCTCTGCGGATGATGG GCTTCACCTGTTTTTACAAGAGGAGGACTGGGTGTAAAACAGATGGCTGCGCTGTGTGCTACAAGCCCACCAGGTTCCGTCTGCTCTGTGCCAGCCCTGTGGAGTACTTCCGGCCTGGGTTGGAGCTCCTCAATCGGGACAATGTGGGCTTAGTGTTGCTGCTGCAGCCACTAGTGCCCGAAGGTCTGGGGCAAGTCTCAGTGGCTCCCCTGTGTGTGGCAAATACCCATGTCCTGTACAACCCACGTCGGGGTGATGTCAAGCTGGCCCAGATGGCCATTCTTCTGGCTGAGGTGGACAAGGTGGCCAGGTTGTCAGATGGTAGCCACTGTCCTATCATCTTGTGTGGGGACCTGAATTCTGTCCCTGACTCACCTCTCTACAACTTCATCAGGGATGGCGAGCTCCAGTACAATGGGATGCCAGCCTGGAAG gtttCTGGACAGGAAGACTTCTCTCATCAGCTTTATCAGAGGAAGCTGCAGGCCCCACTGTGGCCCAGCTCTCTGGGCATCACTGATTGCTGTCAATATGTCACCTCCTGTCATCCCAAGAGATCAG AGAGACTAAAATATGGCCGAGACTTCCTACTACGATTCCGCTTCTGCGACCTTGCTTGTCAGCGACCAGTAGGACTGGTTCTCATGGAAGGAGTGACAGACACTAAGCCAG ATCGACCTGCTGGTTGGGCCGAGTGTATCTTTGAGGAAGAGATATCTGAACTTGAGCCTGTCTTCCCCAG GACAATAGGCACCATCCAGCACTGCCTCCACCTGACCTCGGTCTATACCCATTTCCTGCCCCAGCATGGCCGCCCAGAGGTCACCACGATGCCCTTAGGTCTTGGGATGACAGtggattacatttttttctcagctgAATCCTGTGAGAATGAGAACAGAACTG ATCACAGGCTGGATGGAGATGGAACTCTCAAGCTCCTGGGccgcctctccctcctctctgaagAGATTCTCTGGGCTGCCAATGGCTTACCCAACCCTTTCTACTCTTCAGACCATCTCTGCTTGCTTGCCAGCTTCGGCATGGAAGTCGCTGCCCCATGA